In a single window of the Thalassoglobus sp. JC818 genome:
- the nadD gene encoding nicotinate-nucleotide adenylyltransferase encodes MRIGIYGGTFDPVHLGHLILAETIRESLSLDEVRFVPAFVNPHKQGRPVTPPKLRLEMLRFALAGNAGLRLSEIEIKRKGPSYTYETLEAIAAEHPEAELFLLVGADSLDDFPKWREPERILDLATLVAVNRGRESPVIPSTIDPDRVLLTSMPAIDISASEIRERAQASRSIRYLTPRAVELFIQSNQLYLEQESENS; translated from the coding sequence ATGCGAATTGGTATCTACGGCGGAACCTTCGACCCGGTTCATCTTGGGCATTTGATTCTTGCGGAAACGATCCGCGAATCATTGTCACTCGACGAGGTCCGTTTCGTTCCAGCTTTCGTGAACCCGCACAAACAGGGAAGGCCAGTCACCCCTCCGAAGCTGCGACTGGAGATGCTGCGTTTTGCATTGGCGGGAAATGCCGGGCTTCGTCTGTCCGAGATCGAGATCAAACGCAAGGGCCCCAGCTACACCTATGAGACGTTGGAAGCCATTGCCGCAGAGCATCCAGAGGCAGAGTTGTTTCTGCTGGTCGGAGCGGACTCACTTGACGATTTTCCGAAGTGGAGAGAGCCAGAGAGAATTCTTGATCTGGCGACGCTTGTGGCCGTCAACCGAGGTCGGGAAAGCCCGGTGATCCCGTCGACGATCGATCCCGATCGAGTCCTACTCACATCAATGCCCGCGATCGACATTTCTGCATCGGAAATTCGTGAGCGAGCACAAGCCAGCCGGAGCATTCGATACCTGACTCCACGGGCAGTGGAGTTGTTTATCCAGTCGAATCAGTTGTACCTGGAACAAGAGTCCGAAAACTCCTGA
- a CDS encoding CBS domain-containing protein produces the protein MVTSNTTARHIMTRRVITVTPDQDLLEVIGLLIKNKISGAPVVDRNGRYLGVFSEKSSISLLMDAAERGTPTNRIESFVDTNAATVTPDTGLWSIAQIFMTSHYRRLPVIESGRVIGLISRRDVLKAAHALMDPIEPLDSSVLYLSSVGDRSRAPVA, from the coding sequence GGCTCGACACATCATGACCAGGCGGGTCATCACAGTGACTCCCGATCAAGATCTGTTAGAAGTCATTGGATTGCTGATCAAAAACAAGATTTCCGGAGCACCCGTTGTGGACCGGAACGGGCGGTATCTTGGGGTCTTCTCTGAAAAGTCATCAATCAGCTTGCTCATGGATGCAGCAGAACGCGGGACTCCAACGAATCGAATCGAGAGTTTCGTAGACACAAACGCGGCAACGGTCACTCCTGACACGGGACTATGGTCGATCGCTCAGATCTTCATGACGTCTCACTATCGTCGTCTGCCCGTCATTGAGTCCGGTCGTGTTATTGGGTTGATCAGTCGTCGTGATGTGCTCAAGGCAGCCCACGCTTTGATGGACCCGATCGAACCGCTTGATTCGAGCGTGCTCTATCTCAGCTCTGTTGGTGATCGATCAAGAGCTCCTGTCGCGTAA